The Daucus carota subsp. sativus chromosome 2, DH1 v3.0, whole genome shotgun sequence genome includes a window with the following:
- the LOC108203652 gene encoding uncharacterized protein LOC108203652 yields MRLQVVFNFKRVWNEATTPPSEVLKKGLEKFKYCIVGVFTKGTLPLSKLEENVRKAWLGKGLLHSSQKDSHTFMFKFSSEMGMNSVLARGTWYFERKPLLLSAWGTDLFSKGPSTIPLWVRFKNLPDYYWTQEGLSYVASAIGPPICADKVTAQLNPVQFAKMCVRYKVGDALPETIRVALMDAHSLEFSKDAFVDIEVSYPQRPMVCSGCSSLGHMVGACPLVKRVWVQKKSKEPTQEVQSNPVEGSTGESVGGSKMQTQDGSPPLEQLGGSVVQVDSQNLGVQENKTSSDEGWKTVGRKKSSPKEKNAENTSKAADMPIFTAIAKSMTKGQLKRARKAGGKLNLVALLETHVKRENANFLAHLVAPKFQWVFNYENHYNGRIWLGWDPSFWTISEVVTHSQHISCKISSTDSSTWFYASFIYAFNDYTARRNLWADLINVKTNSIHDLPWVLAGDFNVCLKVTEMSNSGIVGIEMREFQEIIEFLDLFDLNFSGKLFTWWDSNMINPIHKKLDRVLVNTAWVSCFPSSTAQFLSRGLSDHCPAFVHLGIAVKNLAKPFQVFQHILEHPEFISTVNNAWSANVEGDPWFILTSKLKQVKSCLKALNRSNGNLHEGVCQARNALMLFQENMPSGPSASMLSSENKLCDDLRTALAKEEVFLKQKSRVKWLELGDGNNSFFHRSCQKRWNSNKILALQDGSGSTVHSHDEISAVIVDYFQDLLGTQKPVDCFDTDVDLPALSSAQQMYLCSPFLDSDIYEVLKRMAKKKSPGPDGLSPEFYLAAWSVIGKDVVRGVQYFFDTYKLPRIINSVAVTLVPKCDNPSKVEEFRPISCCNTLYKCISKLLAGRIQKVISSLISPNQSAFVPNRIIGDNIMLVQAICKDYHKNDGSPRCSFKLDIHKAFDSLSWDFLFMTLEKMCFPSKFICWIKECITGCMVSIKVNGVLEGFFKCQKGLRQGDPLSPYLFVLSLEVLSAALRSKLSDSMFNFHWRTNKLQLSHVIFADDLFLFCKGEMVSISLLLDAVDSFANQSGLLLNKRKCQAFFCNVGADIVDATVQRYGFSVGTLPIKYLGLPLITGRLSSMDCAPLIQRLCRRIEDWSVRTLRYSGRLQLLTSVLQGIQGYWASYLFLPKGVLKKIQSLFAKFLWGGDLMTACHYKVAWTDCCAKKEEGGLGIRDLFEWNRTAILFQVWRLSLPSPSSLWILWVHSCMLKNKAFWTTSIPYKCPWTIRKILNHRQDAIQFLTFKVAHDSRFKLWHDPWLINEPLLVKFGRGIIHVMDSTEHATVQTWIANRAWMVSSSNDYRATEIRRILSTCAIGDSDGVLWNGDSNVKLKTVWESIRRRHGSPAWLSLIWNKFQIPSCSFISWLACRGRLSTKDKQFLFCHLADQRCVLCRSSDETTEHIFASCPYSFIIFRQCPFALNLNWNEWLDGNFFQDDDLTLFQKNLGYLFVTIAIYLIWRERNDRIHSNTLKSVNQLLLNVKRMFREKLYSSAAFRREVERDPTLSLILY; encoded by the exons atgaggctacaagttgtttttaacttcaaacgggtctggaatgaagctacaacccCTCCTTCGGAGGTACTCAAGAAGGGCCTTGAAAAGTTTAAGTATTGTATAGTTGGTGTGTTCACTAAAGGGACTCTCCCCCTTTCGAAACTGGAGGAAAATGTTCGAAAGGCTTGGCTAGGTAAGGGTTTACTTCACTCTAGCCAAAAAGACTCCCATAcatttatgtttaaattttcGTCTGAAATGGGTATGAACTCAGTTCTTGCTAGAGGTACGTGGTATTTTGAGCGGAAGCCTTTGCTTTTGAGTGCTTGGGGCACTGATCTATTCTCTAAAGGTCCATCTACTATACCTCTTTGGGTGAGATTCAAGAATCTACCAGACTATTACTGGACACAAGAGGGTCTGAGTTATGTTGCCAGTGCAATTGGGCCTCCGATTTGTGCTGATAAGGTTACTGCACAACTGAATCCTGTCCAGTTTGCTAAAATGTGTGTTCGCTATAAAGTGGGGGATGCTTTACCTGAAACAATTCGCGTTGCTTTAATGGACGCTCATTCtttggaattctcaaaagatgcaTTTGTTGACATTGAGGTTTCGTACCCTCAAAGACCCATGGTGTGCTCAGGTTGTAGCTCTCTTGGTCATATGGTGGGGGCTTGTCCGTTAGTCAAGAGAGTTTGGGTCCAAAAGAAGAGTAAGGAACCCACTCAAGAAGTTCAGTCTAATCCTGTTGAGGGCAGTACTGGAGAAAGTGTTGGGGGAAGTAAGATGCAGACTCAGGATGGAAGTCCTCCACTGGAACAGCTTGGGGGGTCTGTTGTGCAGGTTGACAGTCAAAATCTGGGGGTGCAGGAGAACAAGACAAGCTCTGATGAAGGCTGGAAGACAGTTGGTCGTAAAAAATCCTCCCCGAAAGAGAAAAATGCTGAAAACACTTCTAAAGCTGCTGACATGCCTATTTTCACAGCAATTGCAAAATCTATGACTAAAGGCCAGTTGAAGAGAGCAAGGAAGGCTGGGGG AAAGCTAAATTTAGTAGCCCTCCTTGAAACTCACGTTAAACGGGAAAATGCAAATTTTTTGGCCCATTTGGTGGCACCAAAATTTCAGTGGGTGTTTAATTATGAAAATCACTACAATGGCAGGATATGGCTTGGGTGGGATCCAAGTTTTTGGACTATTTCTGAGGTAGTCACTCACTCTCAACACATCTCTTGTAAGATAAGCTCTACTGATTCTAGCACTTGGTTTTATGCCTCTTTTATTTATGCCTTCAATGATTATACTGCTAGAAGAAATCTTTGGGCTGATTTAATCAATGTGAAAACTAATTCTATCCATGATTTGCCTTGGGTTCTTGCTGGAGATTTCAATGTTTGTCTCAAAGTGACAGAAATGAGTAATTCTGGAATTGTTGgcattgaaatgagagagttcCAGGAGATTATTgaatttcttgatttatttgaTCTGAACTTTTCTGGTAAATTGTTTACTTGGTGGGATTCAAACATGATAAATCCTATTCACAAGAAACTTGACCGGGTCTTAGTTAATACAGCTTGGGTTAGTTGCTTTCCCTCCTCCACTGCTCAATTTCTTTCCAGGGGGCTCTCTGATCATTGTCCCGCTTTTGTGCACTTGGGAATTGCTGTTAAAAATCTTGCTAAGCCTTTTCAAGTTTTCCAGCACATACTTGAACATCCTGAGTTTATTTCTACTGTCAACAATGCTTGGAGTGCTAATGTGGAGGGAGATCCATGGTTTATTTTGACTTCAAAGTTGAAACAGGTCAAGTCCTGTTTGAAGGCCTTGAATAGGAGCAATGGTAACCTCCATGAAGGAGTCTGTCAGGCTAGAAATGCTCTCATGCTGTTTCAGGAAAATATGCCTTCTGGACCTTCTGCTTCTATGCTTTCTTCTGAAAACAAGTTGTGTGATGATCTTCGTACTGCTCTGGCTAAGGAAGAGGTTTTTCTGAAGCAAAAGTCTCGAGTCAAATGGCTTGAACTTGGGGATGGAAATAATAGCTTTTTCCACAGATCTTGTCAGAAAAGATGGAACTCTAATAAAATTCTTGCTCTGCAGGATGGTTCTGGATCTACTGTTCATTCTCATGATGAAATATCTGCTGTTATAGTAGATTATTTCCAGGACCTCCTTGGTACTCAAAAACCTGTTGATTGTTTTGACACTGATGTTGATCTGCCAGCTCTCTCCTCGGCTCAACAGATGTATTTATGCTCCCCATTCTTAGACTCTGACATTTATGAAGTTCTTAAGCGTATGGCAAAGAAAAAGAGTCCAGGACCTGATGGTCTATCTCCTGAGTTCTATCTAGCAGCTTGGTCTGTCATTGGAAAAGATGTGGTTAGAGgtgttcaatatttttttgacaCCTATAAGTTGCCTAGAATCATCAACTCTGTAGCTGTTACCTTAGTGCCTAAGTGTGATAATCCCTCCAAGGTTGAAGAGTTCAGGCCTATCTCTTGTTGCAACACCTTATATAAATGCATCTCTAAGCTCCTTGCTGGCAGAATTCAAAAGGTGATATCCTCTCTTATCTCTCCCAATCAATCTGCATTTGTTCCTAATCGCATCATTGGTGACAATATTATGCTTGTTCAAGCAATTTGTAAAGATTATCATAAGAATGATGGCAGTCCTCGGTGCTCTTTCAAGTTAGACATTCATAAAGCTTTTGATAGCTTAAGTTGGGACTTTCTTTTCATGACTTTGGAAAAAATGTGCTTCCCCTCTAAATTCATCTGCTGGATAAAAGAATGTATTACTGGCTGTATGGTTTCTATCAAGGTTAATGGGGTGCTGGAAGGATTCTTTAAATGTCAGAAAGGGCTGAGACAGGGAGACCCTTTGTCTCCATATCTTTTTGTTCTTAGCCTGGAAGTTCTTTCTGCTGCGCTTAGATCAAAACTGAGTGACTCCATGTTTAATTTTCACTGGAGAACCAATAAGCTTCAGCTGTCCCATGTTATATTTGCGGATGATTTATTCTTGTTTTGCAAAGGTGAGATGGTCTCTATTTCTCTTCTGCTAGATGCAGTTGATAGTTTTGCAAATCAGTCGGGGCTTCTTCTTAATAAAAGAAAGTGTCAAGCTTTCTTTTGCAATGTTGGGGCTGATATTGTTGATGCTACTGTGCAGAGGTATGGATTCTCTGTTGGTACTCTGCCTATTAAATATCTTGGATTACCTCTAATTACTGGAAGGCTTTCTAGTATGGACTGTGCTCCTCTCATCCAGAGATTATGTAGAAGAATTGAAGATTGGTCTGTTCGGACATTAAGATACAGTGGAAGACTTCAGCTGCTCACTTCTGTGCTCCAAGGTATTCAGGGTTACTGGGCTAGCTATCTCTTTCTGCCTAAGGGAGTGTTAAAGAAAATTCAATCATTATTTGCAAAATTCCTCTGGGGTGGTGATCTTATGACTGCATGTCATTATAAAGTGGCGTGGACTGATTGTTGTGCAAAAAAGGAGGAAGGTGGGCTGGGAATTAGAGATTTGTTTGAGTGGAACAGGACGGCTATTTTGTTTCAGGTTTGGAGGCTATCTCTTCCTTCTCCCTCATCTCTTTGGATACTCTGGGTTCATTCCTGTATGCTGAAAAATAAAGCTTTCTGGACAACGTCTATTCCTTATAAGTGCCCCTGGACTATTCGGAAAATTCTAAATCACAGGCAAGACGCTATTCAGTTCTTGACTTTCAAAGTTGCTCATGATTCTCGTTTCAAATTATGGCATGACCCTTGGCTTATAAATGAGCCTCTTCTTGTCAAATTTGGTCGAGGAATCATACATGTCATGGACTCTACTGAACATGCTACTGTACAGACCTGGATTGCTAACAGAGCCTGGATGGTAAGCTCTTCTAATGACTATAGAGCCACTGAAATTCGGAGGATATTAAGTACTTGTGCTATTGGTGACTCTGATGGTGTGTTATGGAATGGTGACAGCAATGTAAAGCTGAAAACTGTGTGGGAATCTATTCGTCGTAGACATGGATCGCCGGCTTGGTTAAGCCTTATTTGGAATAAGTTTCAGATCCCATCCTGTTCGTTTATTTCTTGGCTTGCTTGTCGGGGTCGATTGTCCACGAAAGACAAGCAGTTTTTATTCTGCCACTTAGCTGATCAGAGATGTGTGCTGTGTCGTAGCTCTGATGAAACTACTGAGCATATTTTTGCCTCTTGTCCTTACTCTTTTATCATATTCCGACAGTGCCCATTTGCTCTCAATTTAAATTGGAATGAATGGCTAGATGGTAATTTCTTCCAAGATGATGACTTGACGCTTTTCCAGAAGAACCTTGGCTATCTCTTTGTCACTATTGCTATTTACCTTATTTGGAGGGAGAGGAACGATAGAATCCATTCGAACACTCTCAAATCAGTTAATCAGCTCTTACTAAATGTGAAAAGAATGTTCCGTGAAAAGTTGTATTCGAGTGCTGCTTTTCGAAGGGAAGTTGAGAGGGACCCCACCCTTAGCCTGATCCTTTATTAG